In a single window of the Bacillus mycoides genome:
- the exsB gene encoding exosporium protein ExsB, with protein MKRDIRKAVEEIKSAGMEDFLHQDPSTFECDDDKFSHHKCTTGCKCTTGRKCTTGRKCPRTRCTRVKHCTFVTKCTHVKKWTFVTKCTRVRVQKWTFVTKVTRRKECVLVTKRTRRKHCTFVTKCIRFEKKFFWTKRSFCKKCEFFPHGHGSSCDDDCDHGKDCHDDGHKWNDCKGGHKFPSCKNKKFDHFWYKKRNC; from the coding sequence ATGAAACGTGATATTAGAAAAGCTGTTGAAGAAATCAAAAGTGCTGGTATGGAGGATTTCTTACACCAAGATCCAAGTACTTTTGAGTGCGATGATGATAAATTCTCTCATCATAAATGTACAACAGGGTGTAAATGTACAACAGGGCGTAAATGTACAACAGGGCGTAAATGTCCAAGAACAAGATGTACTCGCGTAAAACATTGTACTTTCGTTACAAAATGTACTCATGTTAAAAAATGGACGTTTGTTACGAAATGCACTCGTGTGCGCGTTCAAAAATGGACGTTCGTTACAAAAGTTACTCGTAGAAAAGAATGCGTTTTAGTTACAAAACGTACTCGCAGAAAACATTGTACTTTCGTTACAAAATGCATACGCTTTGAAAAGAAATTTTTCTGGACAAAACGAAGTTTCTGTAAAAAATGCGAATTCTTCCCTCACGGACACGGTAGCTCTTGCGATGATGATTGTGATCATGGTAAAGACTGTCACGATGACGGGCACAAATGGAATGATTGCAAAGGCGGACATAAATTCCCATCTTGCAAAAATAAGAAATTCGATCACTTCTGGTATAAAAAACGTAATTGCTAG